Within the Thermodesulfobacteriota bacterium genome, the region TTACCCCTTTTCAAATAATCATTAAGGAAATCCCTGTACTTTTCACCGGTGATAAAACATACACCCATACTTTCACGCTTACTGGCCACACTGAGGTTCATACGCCTCGCTATTTCTCGAACCTCGGCTTTTCTCTTGGAGCCCAATGGAAAGATTAGACGTCTGAGCTCTTTTTGTGTCAGAGTAAAAAGGAAATATGACTGGTCCTTGTTATCGTCCAGGGCTTTTCCCAGATAAAACGTCCCATTTTTCTCTCCCCTTTCAATCCGAGCATAATGGCCTGTTGCAAGGTAATCTGCACCCAGCTCCAATGCTCTCTTTAAGAGAAAGTTAAACTTCATGAATTGATTGCAGAGAACGCAGGGAATCGGCGTCTGCCCGGATTCATATTTCCTCACGAAATCGCTAACAACATATTTCTTAAACAATTCCATATAGTTAACAACATAGTGAGGGATACCGATCTGATCCGCTACCCTTCTCGCGTCCCTGACGTCATCCGCTGAACAGCAACCACCGTCAGCATCCCCGTAGTCCCAAAGCTGCATGGTCACACCAATAACCTCGTGCCCTTCTTCTTTTAAGAGGGCGGCAGTTGTTGCACTGTCAACTCCTCCACTCATTGCTACAAGTATTCTCTTCTTTTCCATAATTAAG harbors:
- the mnmA gene encoding tRNA 2-thiouridine(34) synthase MnmA: MMEKKRILVAMSGGVDSATTAALLKEEGHEVIGVTMQLWDYGDADGGCCSADDVRDARRVADQIGIPHYVVNYMELFKKYVVSDFVRKYESGQTPIPCVLCNQFMKFNFLLKRALELGADYLATGHYARIERGEKNGTFYLGKALDDNKDQSYFLFTLTQKELRRLIFPLGSKRKAEVREIARRMNLSVASKRESMGVCFITGEKYRDFLNDYLKRGKQRGVIVDEEGNELGGHNGIASYTVGQRRGLGIAKGKPMYVTRIEPEGNRLYVGESKDLMRSTLVADNVTWVGEVPSGVVDVKAKIRYRHPANESILKITSADRVLVQFKEPQRAITPGQAVVFYKGERVLGGGWIREVSK